DNA sequence from the Amycolatopsis sp. Hca4 genome:
GTCGGCAACCCCAAGTGCGTCAGCTGCCCGCGTCAGACGCCCGAAGAGCGCGAAGCCCGCCTTCGCGCCGCCCTGGGTTAGAGGATCGCCAGCTCCAGCGCGGCGAGCCGCTCCGGGTCGGCGATGACGTCGATGCCGGTGACGCGGTCGTCGTCGACGCGGAACGCCAGGACGACCGCCGCCCGCCCGTCGCGCACCATGACCAGGCCGGGGACGCCGTCGACCAGGACGAGTTCGCTGGCCCGGGCCCGCTCGGACGCCAGGATCGCGCCGCGGCGCACGCTCTCGACGCCGCGGAGCTCGATCGGCGCCGGGCTCGGGCCGACGAACCGGTCGGCGTGCAGCACGACGTCCGGGTCGAGCAGGGCCAGGAGCGCTTCGAAGTCGCCGCCGCGCGACGCCGCCAGGAACGCTTCGACCACCTTCCGCCGCCGGGGCAGGTCCGCGTCCGCCGCGGTGCCGCCCTGCACCCGGCGGCGCGCCCGGCTGGCGAGCTGCCGGGTGGCGGCCGGGGTCTTGCCGAGCACCGGCGCGATCTCGTCGAACGGCACGGCGAACATGTCGTGCAGCACGAAGGCGACGCGCTCGGCCGGCCCCAGCGCGTCGAGGACGACCAGCAGGGCCAGCCCGACGGTGTCGGCCAGCTCGGCCTCCTGCTCGGGGTCGCGGCGGTCGTCGTCCGGCTCGGGACGGGTGTCCAGGGGCTCCTCGCGGTGGTTGCGGCGCGTGCGCAGCAGGGACAGGCACACCCGGGCGACCACGGTGGTCAGCCAGGCCGGAAGGTTGTCGATCCCGGTCGTGTCGGTGCGGTGGAACCGCAGCCACGCCTCCTGGACGGCGTCGTCGGCTTCGGCCGCCGAGCCCAGCATGCGGTAGGCGAACGCCCGCAGCCGCGGGCGCTCCAGCTCGAACCGCTCGGTCAGCGCGTCCACCGTGTCCTGTTCCTTCCGTTCGCCGGTCGTAGGAGTAGACCCCGTGACGGCCGCCGGTGTGACCGGAACGGACGTGATCTCGGTCATCCGGCCGCGCGGCGCAGGACGTCGGCGAGCAGGGCCGCCGGCTCGGACACCGGACCCGGCAGCCGCGCCAGCACCACCCGCCGCCGCTCGGCCGGGCCGCCGTGCACGTCCAGCACCCGCACCCCCGGCGGCACCGCCTCGGTCAGCGACGCCGGCAGCGTCGTCAGCCCGCAGCCGGCGGCGACCAGGTTCAGCTTCGCCAGCCAGTCGCGGGCCGTGTGGGCGATCTCGGGCCGCTCGTCCAGCCCCGGCCAGACGCCCATCAGCGTCTCCTCCCCCGCCGACGGCCCGGCGATCCAGCGCTGCCCGCGCAGGTCGGCGACGTCGACCGGGCCGGCGCCGGCCAGCGGGTGCCCGGACGGCACGGCGAGGCGGAGGCTGCGCTCGGCCAGCGTCTCCAGGTGCAGCGCCGGTGTCTCGGCGTCCGGCGGGCGGAACGGCGGGACCGAGCCGAGCACGGCGAGGTCGAGCGTGCCCGCCCGCAGCGCCCGGACGAGGACCGGCGTCGTGCCCTCCCGGGTGACGACGGTGACCCCCGCGTGCGTGCGCCGCAGTTCGGCAACGGCGCGGGGCACCAGCACCGCGCCCGCGCTGGGGAACCAGCCGAGGCGGACCGTCCCGGCTTCGGCGGGCAGCCCGGCCAGCTCACGCCCGGCGGCGTCGATCTCGCCGAGCACCGCGATGGCCCGGCGCAGCACGACCGCCCCGGCGGCGGTGAGGCGGACGCCGCCGGGGTGACGCTCCAGCACGGGCGTCCGCGCCACCCGTTCGAGGGACGCGATCTGCCGGGAGACCGCCGACTGCGTGTAGCCCAGCGTCGTCGCGGCCGCGGTCAGCGTGCCGCGCTCGGCGACCTCGCGGAACACGCGCAGGGCGACCAGGGAGACGTCACCGAAGTCCATGACGTTCACGCATACCAGGCTTGCTCGATTCTCGCTTTTCGCATGGCTGCGGCGGACTTAGCGTGGCCGGTATGACACGTATCGCGGTAGTGACCGGGGCCAACCAGGGCCTCGGCTTCGCCCTCGTCCGCGGGCTCGCCGCCCGGCTCGCTCCCGAAGACCTCGTCCTGCTCACCGGCCGCGACGCCGGGCGGGTGGCCGCCGCGGCCGCCGAGGTCGCCGCCGATCCGGCGACGCGCAGCCGGGTCGAAGGGCGCGTCCTCGACGTCTCCGACGCGGCCGCGGTGGCCCGCTTCGCCGAGCCGGCCGACATCGTGCTCTCCAACGCCGTCGGCCCGCTCGACCCCGGCCGCCCGCAGGCCGAGCAGGCCGACGTCTTCCTCGACGTCGCCAACGGCGGCACCCACGCGGTGCTGCGGTCGTTCGGACCGGTCCTGCGGCCGGGCGGGCGGCTGCTCGTCGTGGCCAGCTCGCTGGGCACCCTGGACCACCTGCCCGAGCCGCTGCGGCCGAGCTTCGACGGCGTCTCCCTGGACGACGTCGAGAAGGCGGTCGAGGACTGGCGCGCGGCGATCCACGACGGCACGGCCGCCGCGCAGGGCTGGCCGGAGTGGATCAACATCCCGTCGAAGGTCGCCCAGGTCGCGGCCGTGCGCGCGGTGGCGGCCGAGCGCCGGGACCGCGACCTCGCCGACGGCACCCTGGTCGCGGCGGTCTGCCCGGGCCTGATCGACACGCGGGCGTCCCGGCCGTGGTTCAGCGACTTCAGCCAGGCCCAGACGCCCGACGAGGCCGCGCGGGCGGTGCTGGACCTGGTGTTCGCCGACGTCGATCCGGCGACCTACGGCGAGCTGGTCCGGTTCGGCCGCGTCCTGCCGTGGACGGGGGCCTGACCTGTCAGAGGACGCAGAACTCGTTGCCTTCCGGGTCCGCCAGCACGAAGTGGTCGGGGCGGCCGTCCAGCCGGTGCTCGTGCAGGACGGTCGCGCCCGCGGCGGTCAGCCGGGCGATCGCCTCGACGACCCGCTCCCAGCGCGTCTCCCACGGCACCTCGCGGCCGCCACCGGCCTGGACGTCCAGGTGGACGCGGTTCTTCGCCACCTTCGCCTCGGGGACCTTGAGGAAGCTCAGGCTCGGCAGGACACCCTCCGGATCGGTCAGGTACGCGCCGTCGTCCCACTCCTGCTCGGGGACGCCGTTCTGCTCGAACCACGCTTCCCAGCTCGCGAACCCCGCCGGGGGCGGGCGTTCGATGTAGCCGAGGGCCACCGCCCAGAACCTCGCCAGCGCGCGGGGGTCCGCGCAGTCGATCGTCACGCTCCAGCGCACCGTCACGGGGTGGAGCGTAGCCGCGCCCACGGCCTGGGAGGCGTGTCATCCGGGGGATGCTGCGGTTACCGTGGGCTGCGATGAGTGAACGCAGCTGGGGCTTCCGCACCCGCGCCCTGCACGCGGGCGGTACGCCCGATCCGGCGACCGGGGCGCGGGCCGTGCCGATCTACCAGACCACGAGCTTCGTCTTCGAAGACGCCGCCGACGCCGCGAACCTCTTCGCGCTGCAGAAGTACGGCAACATCTACAGCCGGATCGGGAACCCGACCGTCGCCGCCTTCGAGGAGCGGATCGCCAGCCTCGAGGGGGCCATCGGCGGGGTGGCCGCCGCGAGCGGGCAGGCCGCCGAGTTCCTCACCTTCAGCGCGCTCACCGAGGCCGGCGACCACATCGTCTCCGCCGGTGGGCTCTACGGCGGGACCGTCACCCAGCTCACCGGCACGCTCCGGCGCTTCGGCGTCGAGACCACCTTCGTCAGCGGCGGGATCGACGACTACGCCGCCGCGATCACCGACCGGACGCGGCTGCTCTACACCGAGGTGATCGGCAACCCCGGCGGCGGCATCGCCGACCTCGCCGCGCTGGCCGACCTCGCGCACGCCCACGACCTCCCGCTGGTCGTCGACGCGACGCTGGCCACGCCGTACCTGTGCCGCCCGATCGAGCACGGCGCCGACATCGTGCTGCACTCGGCCACGAAGTTCCTCGGCGGGCACGGGACGACGCTCGGCGGGATCGTCGTCGAATCCGGGAAGTTCGACTGGGGCAACGGGAAGTTCCCGCGGATGACCGAGACCGTCGACAGCTACGGCGGCCTGCGCTACTGGGAGAACTTCGGCGAGTACGCGTTCTGCACCCGGCTGCGCGCCGAGCAGCTGCGGGACATCGGCGCGGTGCTGTCGCCGCACTCGGCTTTCCTGCTGCTGCAAGGGGTCGAGACGCTGCCGCAGCGGATGGACGCCCACGTCGCCAACGCCAGGACGGTCGCCGAGCACCTCGAAGCCGACCCGCGCGTGGCCTGGGTGTCCTACGCCGGGCTGCCGTCGCACCCGCACCACGACCTGGCCCGTCGTTATCTGCCGTCCGGGCCGGGCGCGGTGTTCTCCTTCGGCATCGACGGCGGCCGGGCCGCGGGCGAGAAGTTCGTCGAGTCGGTGGAGCTGCTGTCGCACCTGGCGAACGTCGGGGACGCGCGGACGCTCGTCATCCACCCGGCGTCGACCACGCACGCGCAGCTGTCGGAAGAGCAGCTCGCCGCCGCGGGGGTCGGGCCCGACCTGATCCGGCTGTCGGTCGGGCTGGAGGACGTCGAGGACATCCTCTGGGACCTCGACCAGGCGCTGGGCAAGGCGGTGGCCGGATGACCCACGACGTGAGTGCCGTCGAGCGGCGCGCGATCCTGACCAGGACGAAGTCGGTGACGCTGGTCGGCGCGTCGGCCAACCCGGCCCGGCCGAGCTACTTCGTCGCCACCTACCTGCTCTCGTCGACGCGGTACGAGGTCAACTTCGTCAACCCGCGCCTGGACACGTTGTTCGGGAAGCCGGTGTACGCGTCGTTGAAGGACCTCCCGGGCGAGCCGGACCTGGTCAGCGTGTTCCGCAAGCACGACGACCTGCCCCAGGTCGCCGAGGAGGTCATCGACGCCGGCGCCCGGACGCTGTGGCTGCAGCTCGGGTTGTGGCACGAGCCGGTGGCCGACCGGGCGCGCGAAGCGGGGCTGGACGTCGTGATGAACCGGTGCGTGAAGATCGAGCACGCGCGGTTCGCCGGCGGGCTGCACCTGGCCGGGTTCAACACGGGCGTGATCAGCTCGCGGCGGCCGTCGGCGCCGTAGGGAAGAGAACGGCCGTTCCCGCGGTTGCGCACGATATGACTTTGGGGATCACGTTCTCCGGCGGCCCGACCGCCCTCCTGGAACTCGGCGGCGTCCGGCTGCTCACCGACCCGACCTTCGACCCGCCCGGCGACCACCCGAGCGGTGCGCGCGTGCTGGTCAAGACCGAGGATTCGGTGCTGACCGAAGACGCGATCGGCGTGGTGGACGCCGTCCTGCTGTCGCACGACCAGCACCCGGACAACCTGGACGACCGCGGCCGCGCGTACCTGGCGACGGTGCCGTTGACGCTGATCACGCCGAGCGGGGCTTCGCGGCTCGGCGGGACGGCCCATGGGCTGGAGCCGTGGGAGTCGACGCAGGTGGGCCCGCTGACGGTGACGGCGGTGCCGGCGCTGCACGGACCCGAAGGGGCTTCGGCGGTCACCGGAGACGTGACCGGGTTCGTGCTGACCGGCGACGGGCTGCCGACGGTGTACGTGAGCGGGGACAACGCGTCGGTCGACGTGGTGCGGGAGATCGCGGGACGGTTCCGGGTGGACATCGCCGTGCTGTTCGCCGGGGCGGCCCGGACACCGCTGTTCGACGGCGCGCCTCTGACGCTGACCAGCGTCGACGCAGCCGAGGCGGCGAAGGTGCTGGACGCGGCGAAGGTGGTTCCGCTGCACTTCCGCGGCTGGGGACACTTCAGCGAGGGACCGGACGTGCTGCGGGAGGCGTTCGAGGCGGCCGGGCTGGCGGACCGGCTCGTGCTGCTGGAGCCGGGGCAGCACGCGGAAGCCTGACGGCGCCGTGAGAGGGTGGCGGCATGGCCAAGCCGACCCCGCTGCAGTTCCGGAACATCCTCGTCGCCGTCCTCGCGGCGGCGGGTTTCGTCTGGAGCGTCGTGGTCGGGCTGCCCTGGTGGGTGAGCGCCCTCGTCGGCTGTGCCTGTGTGCTGTCGCTCGCCTCCGCCTACCTCAACCGCCCCGGCGCGAACTGACGCTGCGCCATGGCGACGATCTGGGGTGTCCACAACGACCAGCCGCAGCTGGACCTGGTCGGGAACGGGTTCGTCTCGATCGGCTGGGACGACCTCGGTGACCTCTCGGATCTGAAGGACGACCGCGAAGAAGCCAAGGACCGTGTCGCCCGCGGGCTCCCGGACCTGAAACCGGGAGCCGTCCCGGTCACCGCCGGGACGCTGCTGTCGTTCCGGCACCGGATGCAGGTCGGCGACCTGGTGATCTACCCCTACAAACCGGACAGCACCGTCAACTTCGGCCGCATCACGGGTGACTACCACTTCCGGGCCGGCGCCTCCCTCCACGCGAGCCGTCGACCGGTCGAGTGGCTGCGAACCGGCGTTCCCCGGACGACCTTCTCGCAGAGCGCTCGCTACGAGATCGGCTCGGCCGTCACGGTTTTCCAGGTCAAGCGGCACCGGCAGGAGTTCCTCGACTTCCTGCAGGGCCTGCCGGCGTCGGCGGCTTCCGCCGCGGCCGGGGCCGAACCGGAAGCCGCCGCCGACGAAGCGGCCGAGCAGCCGGATGCCGAACGGATCGAGACCTACACCCACGACTTCGTCATCGACACGCTGATGAAGGAGCTGGAAGGCGTCGAATTCGAGCACTTCGTCGCGCACCTGCTCGGCGCGATGGGGTACCGGACGGAAGTGACCAGCCCGTCACGCGACGGCGGCTACGACGTGATCGCGTCGCACGACCCGCTCCTGCTGAAGCCGCCGATCATCAAGGTCCAGTGCAAGCGCACGACCTCGTCGATCGGCCGCCCGGAGGTGCAGCAGCTGACCGGGGCGCTGGCCGCCGGCGGATCCGAACTCGGCCTGTTCGTCACGTTGGGCAGCTACTCCGCCGACGCGCAGCACGAAGAACGGCACCGCCAGAACCTCCGGCTGATCAACGGCAGGCAGCTGGTCAAGCTGATCTTCGAGCACTACGACAAGTTCAGCCTCGAGTACAAGCGGCTTCTTCCGCTGCGGCCGGTCTACGTCGTCGACCGGACCGTGAGCTAGCTGCCCGCGATCACCGGTTCGGTGCAGCGCCACACCCGGCGGGTGCCGCGAGACGGCTCCTGCGACTCGTCATGCACCGCCGTGAACCTTTCGCGTGTCCTCCCCGACTGAACATGGGAAGGAGGGCAGATGAGCGATGAACTGCTGATCGTGCGGTGCCAGCTGGGCGAGCGCGACGCGTTCTCCGAGCTGGTGCACCGCTGGCACGGGACAGTCGAACGCTACGTCCGGCGGATGCTCGCCGGTCCGGACGACGACGTCGTGCAGGAGGTGTGGCTGGCGGTGTTCAAGGGCCTACCCAAACTCCGCCGGCCCGAACGGTTCCCGCCGTGGTTGTTCACCATCGCCCGCCGCGCCGTGACGAACAGGCTGCGTGACGCCTACGGCCAACCCGCGGCCGAGCCCGACGCGTCGGAGGAGCCGTCCGGCCCGGGCGAGGTCGACGCGCTCGCTGACCGGGAGGTGCTCGCCGACGCCTTGGGCGCGCTGCCGGTCCGGGAACGCGAGGTGTTGCTGCTGTTCTACCTCGAGGACCTCCCCCTGGAGGTGTGTGCCCAGATCTGCAGCGTGCCGGTCGGCACGGTGAAGTCGCGGCTCAACCGGGCCCGGAGGCTGCTGCGGGACGAATTGACTCGGAAGGAGTACGAGGCATGACGCCGGAAGAGGTGGTCGAGCAGCTCGAGCAGCCGCTGTCGCTGCGGCGACGGGTGGGTTACGTGATCGTGGCACTGGCGGGGCTGCTGGGCAGCGGCGTGGTCGGGCTGTTGTGGGCCACCGAGCCGGGGCTTCCCCCGCGCACCAAGGTCGCGTTCGCCGTGCTCGTGGCGATCGGGGTGGGCTGGGCGACGTTCGGCACTTGGGCGGTGACGCGCCGGGCCCCGCTGTTCGCCCGCGACCGCGTGGTCGCCGCCTGGCTGGGGATCGTGGCCTGGCTGTTGTTCACTGTCGGCGCGCTGGTCATCACGACCTTGCGGCACCGCGTCGAGCCTGAGCTCCTTCTGGTGGTGCTCGTGCTCGGCGGCGTCGCGGTGGTGGGGCTGCGCGCCGCTCGCCGCAATCGGGCAGCGCTCCTCCGGCGCCGGGAGCAGCTGAGCCGGCGTCCGGAATAGCCGGTGGCACGCCGATCCCGGCGACGCGGGTGAAGCTGGCCGGCGTGTCACCGAACCGGCCAACGTTCACGGACAGAGCGCTAGCGCGTCTTCGCGAACCTCGCCTTCAGGTTCGTCCGGCCCGCCTCCGTGAGCCGGCCGAACAGGCGCAGCCGAGCCAACCCGCCGTCCGGGTAGATGTCGAGGCGGGCCTCCGTCACCTCCGGGCCGTCCGGGAGCGCGAAGCGGTGGCGGGTGTCCGGCTGCAGGCGCGTCTTCGGCAGCAACGGCACCCACTCCCCATACGTCTCGCGGCCGCTCACCGAGGCCCAGCCCGGCGCGTTGCCCTTCAGGTTGCTCGTGTCCAGCTCGACGAACCGGACGATCCCGGCGCCCGCGAGCCGCAGGGTCACCCAGTCGTTGCCGTCGTCGCGGCGGCGGGCCGTCTCCCAGCCCTCCGCCTGGTGGGCGGCCAGGCCCGGCGACAGGATGTTGTTCGGCGACGAGTAGAACCGGTTGCTGCAGCCCGTCACGACCGCGCCGTTCTCCAGCGCCGCCAGGTCGAGCGCGTCCAGGTCGAGCAGCGCCGGGTCCGGGATCGGCGCGCCGTGCACGCGCAGGCGGGCCACTCCCCCGTCCGGGTGCTGCGTCAGCCGGACGTGCGTGTAGCGCCGGGAACCGTTGACCGCGTAGAAGTTCTCCGTGTGGCCCGAAGCCGGGGCGCGGTCGACCAGGACGTCCCACTCGGCCGCCGCCACCTCCGCCGCCGACGGGTAGCCCGGGAGCGACGTCGCCTCGACCGACACGAACGGCGGGTAGTTGCCCTTGAAGAACGCCGTGTCGACGATGACGCCGGTGATCGTGCCGGCCAGGCCGAGCCGGATGATCGCCTGGTCGTCACCCGGTTCGCGGTGGCGGCGGGTCTCCCAGCCGTCGTAGACCTGGCCCTTCGGCCCGAACGTCTCCGCGCGGTGCGCCGGCACCCACGGGTTGACCAGGTTCTCCTTCTCGGCGAACAGCTCGTCGGTCGCCCACATCACCGTGCCGCCGAAGCGGCGGGACGCGAGGTCGGGCAGTTCTGTCCACTCCGGACGGTCGGTCACAGAGCCTCCCTTTCAGCAGTTCCCGCGGGTCAGCAGCGCGCCGCGCGGCTCGTCGCCGGTGATTTCGGTGCCCCGCAGCCAGGTCGAGCGGACGACGCCGGCGAGCGGCCGCCGGTCGTAGGCGCTGACCGGGTTGCGGTGCTTCAGTTTCGCGACGTCGACGACGAACGCCTCCTCCGGCGCGAACACGCAGAAGTCGGCGTCGTAGCCGACCGCCAGGTGCCCCTTGCGGCGCATCCCGGCCTGCGCGGCCGGGCGCTCGGCCATCCACCGCACGACGTCGGTGAGCGCGAAGCCGCGCTGCCGCGCCTGCGTCCAGATCGCCGGCAACCCCAGCTGCAGGCTGGAAATCCCGCCCCACGCCTGGCCGAAGTCGCCGCTGTCGAAGCGCTTCAGCTCCGGCGTGCACGGCGAGTGGTCGCTGACGATCGTGTCGATGACGCCGTCGGCGAGGCCCTGCCAGAGCAGCTCGCGGTTGGCCGCCTCGCGGATCGGCGGGCAGCACTTGAACTGCGTGGCGCCGTCGCGGATCTCCTCGGCGACGAAGCTGAGGTAGTGCGGGCAGGTCTCCGCCGACAGCCGGACGCCGTCGCGGCGGGCCGCGGCGATCAGCGGCAGGGCGTCCGAAGAGGACAGGTGCAGGATGTGGGCCCGCGCGGAATGGCGCCGGGCGGCCTCGATGACGTGCGAGATCGCGAGGTTCTCCGCCTGCCGCGGCCGCGAGTGCAGGAAGTCGACATAGCGACCGCCGTGCGGTTCCGGCGCCGAATCGATCTCGTGGGCGTCTTCGGCGTGGACGATCATCAGCGCGTCGAAGGAACTCAGCTCCCCCAGGGCTTCGTCCAGCCCGGCCGGGTCGAGCGGCGGGAACTCGTCGACGCCGGAGTGCAGCAGGAAGCACTTGAAGCCGAACACCCCGGCGTCGTGCAGGCCGCGCAGATCACCGGCGTTGCCCGGGATCGCGCCACCCCAGAAGCCGACGTCGACGTGCACCCGCCCGGCCGCCGCCTTGCGCTTGACCTCCAGCGCCGCGACGTCGACGGTCGGCGGCAGGCTGTTCAGCGGCATGTCCACGATCGTGGTCACCCCGCCCGCGGCGGCCGCGCGGGTCGCCGTCTCGAAGCCCTCCCACTCGGCGCGGCCGGGGTCGTTGACGTGGACGTGCGTGTCGACCAGCCCCGGCAGCAGCACGACGTCGTCACCGAGGTCGAGGACGCGGTCGCCGGCCAGCGCCGCGCCGGCGGGTTCGACCGCGACGATCCGGCCGCCCTCGACGCCGACGGTCGCCGGGACCTCGCCCTCGGCCGTCACGGCCCGGGCAGCACGCACCACAAGATCCATCCGAAAGCCCTTCTGCGGGAGGATGACCACCGCCGATTTCACAGAACGGAAAGGCGGTTTCGCACAACGACAGTAACCACGGCGCGCGCCGCTCGTCAACGACAGAGGCCACGCGTTACGGTCATCTTCGTGCGGCTTGAAGCGGAGTTCACCAGCGAACCGTTCCTCGGCGAGGGTTCACCGCCCGAGCACGCCGTCGCCGCCCGCGACGCCGCGACGGAAGCCGGGCTGGACACCGATTTCGGCCCGCTCGGCACGCTCGCCCGCGGCGAGGCGAAGGAGCTGCTCGAAGCCCTCCCGGCGATCGCGAAGGCCGCGCTGGAAGGCGGCGCCACGCGGGTCACGCTGCAGCTGCGCCGGGCCGACGACCCGGGCAGCCCGCCCGTCGTCGAACTCAACGACGCGCTGGCCCGGCTGATCGCCGACGTCGAGCGGGAACTGGGCGCCAAGCTGGGCGAACTCGACCGCGCGGGCAAGCAGCGCGCGGTGCGGCTGCTGCGCGAGCGGGGCGCCTTCGGGCTGCGGAAATCCGTCTCGTCGGTGGCCGACGCGCTGGGTGTCACGCGGTTCACCGTCTACAACTACCTCAACCGGGAAGCCGACTGACCAGCGCTTTCAACAAAATGTTGACGGAAGTGCGGCACCGACGTACGGTCAGCCCGTGCTGCTCACCGAGTTCAACACCGCCGACACCTCCGACGTCCGCCCGCTGCTGGCGGAGTGCCTCGCCGTGCCCCGGTGGGCCGACGCCGTGCTGGCCGGGCGCCCGTACGCCGACCTCGACGCGCTGCAGGCCGCGGCCGACCTGCCGCTGAGCAGCGACGAGATCCGGCAGGCAATGGCCGCGCACCCGCGGATCGGCGAGAAACCGGCGGGCGGCTGGGCGAGGTCCGAACAGTCCGGTGTGGACAATTCGGACGCGTTCACCGCGGCGAACGCCGAGTACGAAGCCAAGTTCGGGCACGTCTACCTGGTCTGCGCGAGCGGCCGCAGCGGCGACGAGCTGCTGAAGATCCTGCGCGAACGGCTGGGCAACGACCCGGCGACCGAGCTGGCCATCGCCGGCCGGGAACTGGTGAAGATCGCCTCGCTGCGGCTGGCCAAGGCGGTGACGGCGTGAGCCTGGTGACCACCCACGTCCTCGACACGGCGGCCGGGCGCCCGGCGAAGGGGATCGCCGTCCGCTTCGAGACCGCCGACGGCGAGCCGATCGCCGAGGGCCGCACCGACGACGACGGCCGCATCCGCGACCTCGGCCCGGATTCCCTGGCCCCGGGCGCCTACCGCCTGGTCTTCGACACCGGCGCCTACCTCGGCCCGGACGCGTTCTTCCCGGAAGTGGCGCTGACCTTCCGGATCACCGATCCCGCGGCGCACCACCACGTGCCGCTCCTGCTCAGCCCGTTCGCCTATTCGACCTACCGAGGGAGCTGACCGTGGCCGTCACCCTGGGCCCCAACCAGTACGGCAAGGCGGAGGTCCGCCTGGTCACGGTGCGCCGCGACGGCCCGGTGCACCACCTGAAGGACCTGACGGTCTCGACGTCCCTGCGCGGCGAGCTGGCCGCGACGCACCTGACCGGCGACAACGCCGGCGTGCTGGCGACCGACACGCAGAAGAACACCGTGTACGCCTTCGCGAAGGAGGCGCCGGTCGGCGAGATCGAGGACTTCGGCCTGCGCCTGGCCCGCCACTTCGTCGGCACGCAGGACAACATCACGGGTGCGCGCGTCAAGCTCGACGAGCACGGCTGGGACCGGATCCCGGTCGGCGGCGAGCCGCACGACCACGCGTTCAGCCGGTCCGGCGACGAGC
Encoded proteins:
- the uraH gene encoding hydroxyisourate hydrolase, with the translated sequence MSLVTTHVLDTAAGRPAKGIAVRFETADGEPIAEGRTDDDGRIRDLGPDSLAPGAYRLVFDTGAYLGPDAFFPEVALTFRITDPAAHHHVPLLLSPFAYSTYRGS
- the uraD gene encoding 2-oxo-4-hydroxy-4-carboxy-5-ureidoimidazoline decarboxylase; this encodes MLLTEFNTADTSDVRPLLAECLAVPRWADAVLAGRPYADLDALQAAADLPLSSDEIRQAMAAHPRIGEKPAGGWARSEQSGVDNSDAFTAANAEYEAKFGHVYLVCASGRSGDELLKILRERLGNDPATELAIAGRELVKIASLRLAKAVTA
- the allB gene encoding allantoinase AllB, with the protein product MDLVVRAARAVTAEGEVPATVGVEGGRIVAVEPAGAALAGDRVLDLGDDVVLLPGLVDTHVHVNDPGRAEWEGFETATRAAAAGGVTTIVDMPLNSLPPTVDVAALEVKRKAAAGRVHVDVGFWGGAIPGNAGDLRGLHDAGVFGFKCFLLHSGVDEFPPLDPAGLDEALGELSSFDALMIVHAEDAHEIDSAPEPHGGRYVDFLHSRPRQAENLAISHVIEAARRHSARAHILHLSSSDALPLIAAARRDGVRLSAETCPHYLSFVAEEIRDGATQFKCCPPIREAANRELLWQGLADGVIDTIVSDHSPCTPELKRFDSGDFGQAWGGISSLQLGLPAIWTQARQRGFALTDVVRWMAERPAAQAGMRRKGHLAVGYDADFCVFAPEEAFVVDVAKLKHRNPVSAYDRRPLAGVVRSTWLRGTEITGDEPRGALLTRGNC
- a CDS encoding helix-turn-helix domain-containing protein; protein product: MRLEAEFTSEPFLGEGSPPEHAVAARDAATEAGLDTDFGPLGTLARGEAKELLEALPAIAKAALEGGATRVTLQLRRADDPGSPPVVELNDALARLIADVERELGAKLGELDRAGKQRAVRLLRERGAFGLRKSVSSVADALGVTRFTVYNYLNREAD